Below is a window of Humulus lupulus chromosome 9, drHumLupu1.1, whole genome shotgun sequence DNA.
TTTGTACacattattctgtttgtattatCCTTTTCAGTAATAATACAAGTTGTGGTGCtttgtttcaaaaaaaaaaaaaattgtgttatgCCTCGTCCCAGACTGCTGAGGGTAAGCCTCAGAGGCGTTATTTTCACTGCCTCACCTCGAGGTGTACGCTGCAAACGATTTTAAAAACCATGATACTGAGGCAGAAGGCATGAAAGCTCTTACTAGAAGTTGTCAGTTTCTCGAGCCTAATTATTGCTGCTCCTGCTTTTGCAGCAATGCATTGAATGTCCAAATATTCATCAAGATGCACAGGGCAGATTATGCAGAGAGACAGCTTAGAGTCATGCAACAGATAGATGAGGATCACACACTAACACAACTTGCAACATCGTGGCTCAATCTGGCCGTGGTATGTATATACATAGCTTTATTGTTTTATAATTTCCCTCTGAATGAATGGGATGTTGCCAATATTCATATTTCATGCATGTCAAACAGGGTGGCTCTAAAATACAAGAAGCATATCTTATCTTCCAAGATTTCTCTGAGAAATATCAGATGACCAGTTTGGTTCTTAATGGGAAAGCCGTTTGCTGCATGCACATGAATAACTTTGATGAAGCTGAAACTCTGCTGCTTGAAGCACTTAACAAGGCAAGTATCTAATTAGTCATTTTTCTGGAGTTGTTTCCCATGCCCCCTTcacaatttttgtttctttagaTGATATTTTACAATAACATGTGATTACTTCCTCTCTGTCTTTAAAAAAATGCTTTAAGAATGAAACTTCTTTTATACTTCAAGCCAACTTAGTGTTTTATTctttctattttccttgttgCTTTTATGGCCTTTTTTCCCTTTGAAATTTTATTCATACCTCTAAAAGAAATTACTATATGTTTCAAACGACGCTTTTAAAACATGACAAAATGGTACTGAAAACATGAATAATGCACGAAGTTTAAATATTGTATGGTGCTATTCCTTTATTTGACAGGATGCTAAGGATCCAGAAACTCTTGCCAATCTAATTGTGTGCTGTCTTCACCTTGGTAAATCGGCCTCTCGTTTCCTCACGTAAGACCTCTGCTGATTCCCACAACTGCCTATGTATCTTTTGGGAATTAATTTGTTAAGAATTTTCTGCCACATTATTGGTTTTTATATATTAGTAAATTCTTTTGTcaaaatatatacacatatatttataaatatatggtCATTTACACCTTTGTCATCTGTCGTCATACTACAATGGTAGACACATAGATCATCTTCATCTATAAACTTTTAAAGTATTTATTTTGTAGTGCTTGCTtggaaatatttttattttttatttgctgATTTAGAAGTTTAAGTTTTCATCAAGATGCTTGAGAAAATCCACATAAATCCCATTTTACTGGCTATTGATTTCAGTGTGTTTCAATTGCTTTTTCTTGCCCACTTTATATTCATTCTGATGTGACCCATCAGAATTACAATTCCACCACTTACCGAAGTAATTGTTCAGAGAgttgattttttgtttaataaagaGTATGTTGTTTTTGCAGCCAATTGAAACTTGCACATCCTGATCACATCCTTATTAAAAGGTCGGCATCGGCCGAAGAGAGCTTTGACAGAGCAGTTCAGACAGTTGCTTGAAGACCAAGGTAAAGATGGTTTCATTCTCATGGAAGAAGAGATGGAAGAAGAGAGGACCTTTGTCATTGCGTTGTCCTTTATCCTTTGTGGGCATTTTTCGTTTTGGTTTTGTAGCTTAGAATAATAAATTTGACATGTTTGTGAAAGATTCAAAATTTTACCCAATCCCAAGTAttattttttctctcaatattgggTGATGTGCTTCATATAATATACCCCAGTAAATTCATGATCTCTCTCTTTCACAATGGTTTACTATTTCGACTTCAAAGTATTAAATAGTATGTGACCAAATTCTGTACCCCTTTCACATTTCAATGCTATTGAGAATTGAAATTACACAACTTCattgttttttcttttaatttgcgAGTTAGAAAAATTTAGCTAATTCCAGAAAGTCCAACACGacatttttttttcacaatatTTCTTGGCGATATTGTTGTTAAAATTTAcattattaagttttttttttttttcataatttcaTTGTCGGATATTTTTCAATTTATTGAATCCCAATGAGATTTATAATTCATAGCCAATTAAAACAATATAGTAAAAAGTAATGCGCATCTTGGTCAATGGTCAGTACCAAGGGAGGGTACTATGATACCACTACACCAGATGCACTTGATACCACTACACCAGATACCACTGTATGATTCTGCCTATTCATACAAAAACAAATGAACAAGTGTATCTTGGAAACCAACTTATTTTTCTATTCGATCCAACAAACACttacaaaattaattttctaCGAGACTATAAATAAATCCATCGATCCCTAATTCACTTCTATTTAGGTTCATTTCCAATTTTCTTTCCTCTAAAATATGTTGGACTTTAtatgaattattaaaaaaaatg
It encodes the following:
- the LOC133801746 gene encoding coatomer subunit epsilon-1, with amino-acid sequence MAAAAATPDYLFNLRNHFYLGAYQAAINNSDLPNLSPEDAIERDCLVYRSYIALGSYQLVITEIDSSAATPLQAVKLLAMYLSSPESKESTISSLKEWLADPAIGNNPILRLIAGTIFFHEQDYNEALKHTNVGGTMELNALNVQIFIKMHRADYAERQLRVMQQIDEDHTLTQLATSWLNLAVGGSKIQEAYLIFQDFSEKYQMTSLVLNGKAVCCMHMNNFDEAETLLLEALNKDAKDPETLANLIVCCLHLGKSASRFLTQLKLAHPDHILIKRSASAEESFDRAVQTVA